DNA sequence from the Streptomyces sp. NBC_01497 genome:
TCGGCCGCGGCCGGACGGTCTTCGACGCGGCCGGGTCCGCGCTGACCACCTGGCGGCTGCACCGGGCCACCGGCGTCCGGGTGCGCGCGGACGTCGCGCGCGCCCGGCCGGGCGGGACCGTCGAACTCTCCCTGGGCGTTGGGCCGGTGGCGGTGTCGGGGCGCTGCGAGGTCGTCTGGACGGTGTACGGGCGGGACCGTACGGGCTTCGGCTACGGGACGCTGGCGGGCCATCCCGAGCGGGGCGAGGAGTCGTTCGTGGTCGACCTGCGCGATGACGGCTCGGTCTGGTTCACCGTCATGGCCTTCAGCCGCGCCGACAGGTGGTACACGAGGGCGGGCGGCCCCTTCGTCCGGTTGCTGCAACGGGCCTACGCGCGACGGCTCGGCCGTACGCTCCGGCGGCTCGCGGCGGCCTGAGAGGGGTGCGGGGCCGGGAGGCACCACGCGCGGCGGGGTTGCGGCGCCTACGGCCCCGGGTCGCGGCCGGCGGGTTGG
Encoded proteins:
- a CDS encoding DUF1990 family protein, which translates into the protein MSTPEVTRAAGAFTYREVGATRLGPLPDGYHHLHHRTRIGRGRTVFDAAGSALTTWRLHRATGVRVRADVARARPGGTVELSLGVGPVAVSGRCEVVWTVYGRDRTGFGYGTLAGHPERGEESFVVDLRDDGSVWFTVMAFSRADRWYTRAGGPFVRLLQRAYARRLGRTLRRLAAA